The Thalassotalea psychrophila genome window below encodes:
- a CDS encoding MtrB/PioB family decaheme-associated outer membrane protein: MNKTEWCSTYLLALSLVSINSYAQQESEEENPFAFLAEEKYQPKALPEENKQDNAKANEKDEDPFAFLAEEKYQPKALPKESKQVEAKASDAEEDPFAFLAEEKYQPKIVVQEVNSPGFVQVDVLHVTDDTFSFGRYNGLSEEGTHVNLSGYYRDFNTANSFIDYWQVDAQNLGLDNRELSFKIGQVRAYKVEFNFNQIQQVNNFTGLTPYSTNRDGLVLPRGLFTLPNSWVAAQTTDGMSAFNVTASSFEQTLEREQLNLEYSQYFGKNWFLTSDFSTEEKTGIKTTGAALYANVQNGHSTILPQAIDQTTNKMELSIAYNQSSYSVKADYLFSQFENEKSSLTWQNPYSSLIGPNVAYPDGTGQIGVAPDNDFHQLRVLGHYIHSPKLRFFADTSYSLASQDDNYLPYTINSQLVVGELPRTSLDGEVVTITAKTSALYRYSNTLNFKGLYRYSERDNQSPRDAYQVVFADTWAPIDEKFRHYNAAHSKNSNYFELTTNYRLPSRSKASLIYAYEEIDRYNYAVNSTIENTIKLKLRAYSENNLASRFEIGFKDRSASLYHWDRSYYSLFDAQLINQTPESQRYTNHPLLSQHYLSNREQMSGKANFSYPIEDHIHANFDISYKENEYDKSTLGLINDKSFLSSLNGVWIYSNTINFSSYLSYDSYEFDQTGREFTGGYEKSAFEQYAPLPQASDSARNWQIKPEDSTISLGLSAHWDYLPKTIEMDFDYRLSDSTSKNDNFSSGGAGDLTNIGLPDASNKEHHFEFNTLYHYKPNMSFSFSYQYYRFSGKNWAYDQVNPNSIAKVLGTGQRPANDQLHVFQLSFKYQIE, encoded by the coding sequence ATGAACAAAACTGAATGGTGTTCTACTTACTTGCTCGCATTAAGCTTGGTCAGCATTAATAGTTATGCGCAGCAGGAAAGTGAAGAAGAAAACCCATTCGCGTTTTTAGCTGAAGAAAAATATCAACCTAAAGCTCTACCCGAAGAAAATAAACAAGATAACGCTAAAGCAAATGAAAAGGATGAAGATCCATTCGCGTTTCTAGCGGAAGAAAAATATCAACCTAAAGCCCTACCTAAAGAAAGTAAACAAGTTGAAGCTAAAGCGAGTGATGCAGAGGAAGATCCCTTTGCCTTTTTAGCTGAAGAAAAATATCAGCCTAAAATAGTAGTGCAAGAAGTGAATTCACCAGGCTTTGTGCAAGTGGATGTACTTCATGTAACTGATGACACTTTTAGTTTTGGTCGATATAACGGTTTAAGTGAAGAGGGCACGCATGTAAATTTATCTGGCTACTATAGAGATTTTAATACCGCTAATTCATTTATTGATTATTGGCAGGTAGATGCACAAAATCTAGGGTTAGATAACCGTGAATTAAGCTTTAAAATAGGGCAGGTACGAGCTTATAAGGTTGAGTTTAATTTTAATCAAATTCAGCAAGTAAACAATTTTACTGGATTAACACCTTACTCAACTAACCGTGATGGACTAGTTTTACCAAGAGGCTTATTTACCTTACCGAATAGTTGGGTAGCAGCGCAAACCACTGATGGCATGTCAGCATTTAATGTTACGGCAAGCTCATTTGAACAAACCTTAGAACGTGAGCAGCTTAACTTAGAATACTCGCAGTACTTTGGCAAAAATTGGTTTCTAACCTCTGATTTCAGTACTGAAGAGAAAACTGGCATAAAAACGACAGGTGCGGCACTTTATGCAAATGTGCAAAATGGTCACTCGACAATTTTACCGCAAGCTATTGATCAAACAACAAATAAAATGGAACTTTCAATAGCCTATAACCAATCAAGTTATTCAGTAAAAGCTGATTATCTATTTTCTCAGTTTGAAAATGAAAAGTCATCGCTTACTTGGCAAAATCCATATTCATCGTTAATAGGCCCTAATGTTGCTTACCCAGATGGAACTGGTCAAATAGGCGTTGCTCCAGACAATGACTTTCATCAACTTCGGGTATTAGGTCATTATATTCACTCTCCAAAATTACGTTTTTTTGCTGATACTTCTTATTCGTTAGCAAGCCAAGATGATAACTATTTACCGTATACGATAAATAGCCAGCTTGTTGTAGGAGAATTACCGCGCACAAGTTTAGACGGTGAAGTAGTTACTATCACCGCCAAAACATCTGCACTGTATCGTTATTCAAACACTCTCAACTTTAAGGGGCTTTACCGATATAGCGAACGCGACAATCAAAGCCCAAGAGATGCGTATCAAGTTGTTTTTGCAGACACTTGGGCTCCAATTGATGAAAAATTCAGGCACTATAATGCTGCGCATAGTAAAAATTCCAACTATTTTGAATTAACAACTAACTATAGGCTGCCAAGTCGTAGTAAAGCTTCTTTAATTTATGCTTATGAAGAAATTGATCGTTATAACTATGCGGTTAACAGCACGATTGAAAATACCATAAAACTAAAATTAAGAGCGTATTCTGAAAACAATCTGGCGAGTAGGTTTGAAATAGGCTTTAAAGATAGATCTGCATCTTTATACCATTGGGATCGTTCTTATTATTCATTGTTTGACGCTCAGCTGATTAACCAAACACCAGAAAGCCAACGATATACTAATCATCCATTATTGAGCCAACACTATTTGTCAAATCGTGAACAAATGAGTGGCAAAGCTAATTTCAGCTATCCAATAGAAGATCATATTCACGCTAACTTTGATATTAGCTATAAAGAAAATGAATACGATAAATCGACTTTAGGCCTAATTAATGACAAATCATTTTTAAGCTCCTTAAATGGCGTTTGGATTTACTCCAACACAATAAACTTTTCGAGTTATTTAAGTTATGACAGTTATGAGTTTGATCAAACTGGTAGGGAGTTTACTGGTGGTTATGAAAAAAGTGCTTTCGAGCAATATGCACCATTACCACAAGCCAGTGACAGTGCAAGAAATTGGCAGATAAAACCAGAAGACAGCACCATTTCTCTAGGTTTATCGGCACATTGGGATTATTTACCTAAGACTATTGAGATGGACTTTGATTATAGATTAAGTGACTCAACCAGCAAGAACGACAATTTTTCATCAGGTGGAGCTGGCGATTTAACCAATATAGGATTGCCTGATGCGAGCAATAAAGAACATCATTTTGAATTTAATACCTTATATCATTATAAACCCAATATGAGCTTCTCTTTTAGCTACCAGTATTACCGTTTTAGTGGCAAAAATTGGGCATATGATCAGGTAAATCCAAATTCAATTGCGAAAGTTTTAGGTACAGGTCAACGCCCGGCTAATGACCAATTACATGTGTTTCAACTTTCTTTTAAGTATCAAATTGAATAG
- a CDS encoding DmsE family decaheme c-type cytochrome, which yields MIKKIKIAKALNTYLPSMLLTVLLVFTTNSVLAEETTVDEVETEVNCLGCHQETQETPIHAIWQTPHGKVFGKSNQTCVACHGPSLEHGKVPRDNSPSLSFGPKWPSKFNEQSAVCLDCHEKGNQLMWLSGVHNDEELSCLSCHNIHDRIDDVLVRLEQSETCFTCHKSVQASAHMPSSHPILEGKTTCVDCHNPHGNISEHSLNEPTVNDTCFSCHAEKRGPFLFEHAPVAEECTICHKPHGSVNASLLKARGPFLCQQCHSAAFHPSVQHDGSGLANTGQGSEFLLGKNCLNCHSQIHGSNHPSGSRLTR from the coding sequence GTGATTAAAAAAATAAAAATTGCTAAAGCTTTGAATACATACTTACCTAGTATGTTGTTAACCGTGCTTTTGGTATTTACAACAAATAGTGTGTTGGCAGAAGAAACAACTGTTGATGAAGTGGAGACCGAAGTTAATTGTTTGGGGTGTCATCAAGAAACACAGGAAACGCCTATTCATGCTATTTGGCAAACACCGCATGGAAAGGTATTTGGTAAAAGTAATCAAACTTGTGTTGCTTGCCATGGGCCTAGTTTAGAGCATGGCAAAGTACCAAGAGATAATTCTCCAAGTTTAAGTTTTGGTCCTAAATGGCCAAGTAAATTTAACGAGCAATCTGCTGTGTGCTTAGACTGTCATGAAAAAGGAAACCAATTGATGTGGTTAAGTGGGGTACACAATGATGAAGAATTATCATGCTTGTCATGTCATAACATCCACGACAGAATAGACGATGTTCTAGTTAGATTAGAACAATCAGAAACTTGTTTTACTTGTCATAAATCAGTACAAGCTTCTGCCCATATGCCGTCTAGCCATCCAATTTTAGAAGGTAAAACAACTTGTGTAGATTGCCATAACCCACATGGTAATATTAGTGAACATTCGTTAAATGAACCTACGGTAAATGATACCTGTTTTTCATGCCATGCTGAAAAACGAGGACCATTTTTATTTGAGCATGCACCTGTTGCCGAAGAATGTACTATTTGTCATAAACCACATGGTTCGGTTAATGCCAGTTTATTGAAAGCCCGCGGGCCATTTTTATGTCAACAATGCCATTCAGCAGCATTTCACCCTAGCGTACAGCATGATGGAAGTGGTTTAGCAAATACAGGCCAAGGCTCTGAATTTTTATTAGGAAAAAATTGCTTAAACTGTCACTCTCAAATTCATGGTTCAAATCATCCTTCCGGCTCAAGGTTAACAAGGTAG
- a CDS encoding cytochrome c3 family protein — MQQITVFKLPSAVVVLSVLLSLFITSNVNAQQISAKIECTSCHDPEVIPKIKAMHNSKHWDEMIKESPVNNEGCVACHGDSQTHAATPTKIKPRTSYGPRWTSSIDEQNNTCLNCHEKTTTHKEWRAGKHANEEVTCVTCHDVHVDVDPVRVADTQAEVCTVCHKVQKNGMHHFTDLIDKNPPCSNCHNPHANPKPQLMMLENRSLGCRNCHDFKEMQLSSEVSLKAKNYHLVMQHKDRTCVDCHLGVAHVDTDNFAKLREGGLSSMLVDVFHPGQSDGDWLLEEHPGAQALRQGRNCRQCHLGDAKELGKVLAPEGVIASVEADVAVKKMASAVQFTITWQGSKNDSSLALMFDNGQVDAFAKGGCWASCHGDLPGMGRDRGLDKTKYLLTSLKQLHSVGFASVEHDKKTLDEMTANGEFVELWRVNLSEGKFASLQRFMVLDERKETDPGQLTASATFANGMWTVIINKAIADEVKPLIEGNDITFGIAIHLDGKSGAEHKVSLPLTMSSDGIDTDFILQ; from the coding sequence ATGCAACAAATTACTGTGTTTAAATTGCCTTCAGCAGTTGTTGTGTTATCGGTATTACTTAGTTTATTTATAACGAGTAACGTTAATGCACAACAAATATCGGCAAAAATTGAATGTACCAGTTGCCATGATCCAGAGGTGATCCCTAAGATTAAAGCTATGCACAACAGCAAGCATTGGGATGAAATGATAAAAGAATCGCCAGTGAATAATGAAGGCTGTGTTGCTTGTCATGGTGATAGTCAAACACATGCTGCAACTCCGACTAAAATTAAGCCTAGAACGAGTTATGGTCCTAGATGGACAAGCTCTATCGATGAACAAAATAATACATGTTTAAACTGTCATGAAAAAACCACTACCCACAAAGAATGGCGGGCGGGTAAACATGCTAATGAAGAGGTAACGTGTGTTACTTGTCATGATGTTCATGTAGATGTTGATCCGGTAAGAGTTGCAGACACTCAGGCCGAAGTGTGTACGGTTTGTCATAAAGTGCAAAAAAATGGCATGCATCATTTTACTGATTTAATTGATAAAAACCCACCATGTTCAAACTGTCATAACCCACATGCAAACCCTAAACCACAATTAATGATGTTGGAAAATAGATCGTTAGGTTGTCGAAATTGTCATGATTTTAAAGAGATGCAGCTAAGTAGTGAGGTAAGCCTTAAAGCCAAAAATTACCATTTAGTGATGCAGCATAAAGACCGAACCTGTGTTGATTGTCATCTTGGTGTTGCCCATGTAGATACAGATAATTTTGCTAAGTTACGTGAAGGCGGATTATCGTCAATGCTTGTCGATGTATTTCATCCAGGCCAATCAGATGGCGACTGGTTATTGGAAGAGCATCCCGGTGCGCAAGCATTACGTCAGGGCAGAAATTGTCGTCAATGTCATTTAGGAGATGCAAAAGAATTAGGCAAAGTACTTGCTCCTGAAGGTGTTATTGCAAGTGTTGAAGCTGATGTGGCGGTTAAAAAAATGGCATCGGCAGTGCAATTCACAATCACGTGGCAAGGCAGTAAAAATGATTCTAGCCTTGCTTTAATGTTTGATAATGGCCAAGTCGATGCCTTTGCAAAAGGTGGTTGCTGGGCATCATGTCATGGCGATTTACCAGGTATGGGCCGAGATAGAGGACTTGATAAAACTAAATATTTATTAACATCGCTAAAACAACTGCACAGTGTAGGTTTTGCTAGTGTTGAACATGATAAAAAAACACTCGATGAAATGACAGCTAATGGTGAATTTGTTGAATTGTGGCGAGTGAATTTAAGCGAAGGAAAGTTTGCTAGTTTACAAAGGTTCATGGTTTTAGATGAGCGTAAAGAAACTGACCCTGGACAATTAACTGCTAGCGCAACATTTGCTAATGGTATGTGGACTGTGATCATTAACAAAGCAATAGCTGATGAAGTGAAACCGCTTATTGAGGGTAATGATATTACCTTCGGTATTGCCATCCATTTAGATGGTAAATCAGGCGCAGAGCATAAAGTTTCTTTACCATTGACCATGTCATCTGATGGTATTGATACAGATTTTATTTTGCAGTAA
- a CDS encoding NapC/NirT family cytochrome c, which produces MLDFMEWIFELLEPFGLVIVIFAIVVVLLIIAFIVSRFFNKGAVYTSFFLITVGIFVGVGSVIGFEVGMGLTNTEEFCTGCHLQPGATAETYHKSTHFKNKTGVRPVCSSCHVPVEFGNKMWRKIIASRELWSYFSGELDTTEQYLSKVVHMRDKEIARLKANDSQECRNCHEVSQMVFELQTAKAQEFHAVMKSEGKTCIDCHQGLTHLSEDVAAIVEADTH; this is translated from the coding sequence ATGCTAGATTTTATGGAATGGATTTTTGAATTACTCGAACCTTTTGGTTTAGTGATAGTAATATTTGCCATTGTGGTTGTTCTACTGATAATTGCGTTTATTGTTTCGCGGTTTTTCAATAAGGGGGCTGTATATACCAGCTTCTTTTTGATAACAGTTGGCATCTTTGTTGGGGTAGGTAGTGTTATTGGCTTTGAAGTAGGTATGGGGCTAACAAATACCGAGGAGTTCTGTACAGGATGTCATTTACAACCAGGCGCAACGGCTGAAACGTATCATAAATCTACTCACTTCAAGAATAAAACCGGAGTACGACCTGTGTGCTCTAGTTGTCATGTACCTGTTGAATTTGGCAATAAAATGTGGCGTAAAATTATCGCATCGCGCGAATTATGGTCATATTTTTCTGGTGAGCTAGATACAACTGAGCAATATTTATCAAAAGTAGTACACATGCGAGATAAAGAAATTGCTCGGTTAAAAGCGAATGATTCCCAAGAGTGTCGAAATTGTCATGAAGTATCGCAAATGGTATTTGAATTGCAAACTGCGAAAGCGCAGGAGTTTCATGCGGTTATGAAAAGTGAGGGTAAAACCTGTATTGATTGCCATCAAGGGCTAACTCATTTGTCTGAAGACGTTGCTGCCATTGTTGAAGCAGACACACATTGA
- a CDS encoding PKD domain-containing protein, whose translation MRLGNSSGLLSATLFHFKIFYRLLFVISMLSLAGCDHDDDDDNDENPDTNITANAGVDQQVTPQAIVTLPGSGSTDNGTISSYAWTQTSGDIVSLLNSDNATASFTSPSNPVDNVLTFELTVTGSESNFATDTVDITVQVDGGGGTIPPTAEAGSDKAAMYGDVVNLFGIGTDSDGSIVSYQWQQTSGETVTLINPTFPTTKFTVPNIEASDLVFELTVTDNDGLSATDIVTVSIEGEVVEPPIDGEALFESECGDCHIGNGLGSGTIGRDLTGYTFEQLSNAPDSMIGHLTDPELQAIADALVPEIIDGEALFESECGDCHIGNGLGSGTIGRDLTGYTFEQLSNAPDSMIGHLTDPELQAIADALVPEIIDGEALFESECGDCHIGNGLGSGTIGRDLTGYTFEQLSKAPDSMIGHLTDPELQAIADALVPEIIDGVALFETTCGTSGCHTANGHGVGTISDKTHKNVAQIEGAIASDFGGMGAIELTAEELLAIELAISNTPQFFAAECSTCHGFDELADKTPEQISWAIGKFDPMMIPDYEVLNERQLLEISDYLVPLDGTALFDTKCGHCHTVNEIGVFGDKTNKNAQQIRGAIDDGKMTVTVNDAELHAIELAITNIPELFIEKCSSCHSKEEKGDATFEQIKTAIANNAGDEMGVVVVNDRQIQVISDYLALDGEQIFTSTCGASCHTANGLGPDEPIYSDKTNKNVQQILDEGMEIGPGFALNERQVTSVEVAITDPQKLLQDSCSGSSCHDPVDVMKENATVEEITTQIGFSMGNGAPNFTENLNPRQIQVIADELINGETLFVAKCGGCHIANGFGTGTIGFDKTNKNFEQITGAIANNGSMKDDPTLTALTPRQIEEIAIAISSPADLFDTRCGAACHTKEDLAGKTAEEITNVIRFTPPMLGDDEIDILDQRQIQEISNFVFNSESFFESDTGCGFCHAGNGYGNATTPTDLTDKSFDELKAAIIARPTMGDFAHLSDFQIAEIANLMKSPDGVALYEEHCDHCHVGNGMDDGGSYSDRTNSTVEQITNAIFGGGDIPNGIGMMSDLNFLRDVEISALSDALFDAESFFATPNCGMCHIGNGYGTPGWDITDRTFEQLKTAITEAVSMPDFTYLSDYQILEITALITDGEAIFEGDCGICHSGNGMGQPHPGNGYPLTDFTFEQLKAGPVDMVGDRTDAQLKAIADALLSTP comes from the coding sequence ATGCGTTTAGGTAATAGTTCGGGGTTACTTTCAGCAACATTATTTCATTTCAAAATTTTTTATCGGCTCTTGTTCGTCATCAGTATGTTGTCACTGGCAGGCTGTGATCATGACGACGATGATGATAACGATGAAAATCCCGATACCAACATTACCGCCAATGCAGGTGTTGACCAACAAGTAACTCCCCAAGCAATAGTTACTTTACCCGGCTCGGGTTCAACAGATAACGGAACCATTAGCAGTTATGCCTGGACACAAACCTCTGGTGATATCGTATCACTGTTAAATTCAGACAATGCCACCGCAAGTTTCACCAGCCCAAGCAATCCAGTAGATAATGTTTTAACGTTCGAATTAACAGTTACCGGCTCAGAAAGTAATTTTGCCACAGATACTGTTGATATTACCGTACAAGTTGATGGAGGCGGTGGCACAATTCCACCAACAGCAGAAGCAGGATCTGATAAAGCTGCAATGTATGGCGATGTTGTTAATTTATTCGGCATCGGCACTGACTCTGATGGCAGTATTGTAAGTTATCAGTGGCAGCAAACTTCAGGTGAAACCGTTACTTTAATTAACCCTACTTTCCCAACTACAAAGTTCACTGTTCCAAATATTGAAGCTAGTGATTTAGTATTTGAACTTACGGTAACTGATAATGATGGCTTAAGTGCAACTGATATTGTTACTGTTTCTATTGAAGGTGAAGTTGTAGAGCCGCCAATCGATGGTGAAGCTTTATTTGAAAGTGAATGTGGTGATTGTCATATTGGTAATGGCTTGGGTTCTGGAACGATTGGGCGTGACTTAACCGGTTATACTTTCGAGCAACTTAGCAATGCACCAGACAGTATGATAGGGCATTTAACAGATCCTGAATTGCAGGCTATTGCTGATGCTTTAGTGCCTGAGATAATAGATGGCGAAGCATTATTTGAAAGTGAATGTGGTGATTGTCATATTGGTAATGGCTTGGGTTCTGGAACGATTGGGCGTGACTTAACCGGTTATACTTTCGAGCAACTTAGCAATGCACCAGACAGTATGATAGGGCATTTAACAGATCCTGAATTGCAGGCTATTGCTGATGCTTTAGTGCCTGAGATAATAGATGGCGAAGCATTATTTGAAAGTGAATGTGGTGATTGTCATATTGGTAATGGCTTGGGTTCTGGAACGATTGGGCGTGACTTAACTGGTTATACTTTCGAGCAACTTAGCAAAGCACCAGACAGTATGATAGGGCATTTAACAGATCCTGAATTGCAGGCTATTGCAGATGCGTTAGTGCCTGAAATAATAGATGGTGTAGCTTTATTTGAAACAACATGTGGTACAAGTGGTTGTCATACTGCTAATGGACATGGAGTGGGTACCATTAGTGATAAGACCCATAAAAATGTTGCTCAAATTGAGGGGGCAATAGCGAGTGACTTTGGAGGTATGGGGGCAATTGAATTAACCGCTGAAGAGCTATTAGCCATAGAATTGGCAATAAGCAATACGCCACAATTCTTTGCTGCAGAGTGCTCAACTTGCCACGGCTTTGATGAACTTGCCGATAAAACCCCTGAGCAGATTTCCTGGGCTATTGGCAAATTTGATCCAATGATGATTCCTGATTACGAAGTGTTGAATGAGCGTCAATTACTAGAAATTTCAGATTACCTTGTACCTTTAGATGGAACTGCATTATTTGATACTAAGTGTGGGCATTGTCATACAGTAAATGAGATTGGTGTTTTTGGTGACAAAACAAATAAAAATGCGCAGCAAATTCGTGGTGCTATCGATGATGGTAAAATGACTGTAACTGTTAATGATGCAGAGTTACACGCCATCGAACTAGCTATAACTAATATCCCTGAGTTATTTATAGAGAAATGTAGTAGTTGTCATAGCAAGGAAGAAAAGGGTGATGCAACCTTTGAACAAATAAAAACTGCAATTGCGAATAACGCTGGTGATGAGATGGGCGTAGTAGTCGTTAATGATCGCCAAATTCAAGTGATATCTGATTACTTAGCATTAGATGGCGAGCAAATCTTCACAAGTACTTGTGGAGCTAGTTGTCATACTGCAAATGGTTTAGGCCCAGATGAACCTATTTATAGCGATAAGACCAATAAGAATGTACAGCAAATTCTAGATGAAGGAATGGAGATTGGACCAGGCTTTGCTTTAAATGAACGTCAAGTAACTTCAGTGGAAGTAGCAATTACAGATCCTCAGAAATTACTGCAAGATTCGTGTAGTGGTAGTTCTTGTCACGACCCCGTAGACGTTATGAAAGAGAATGCTACAGTCGAGGAAATAACAACTCAAATTGGTTTTAGTATGGGAAATGGAGCTCCTAACTTCACAGAGAATTTAAACCCTCGCCAAATTCAAGTAATCGCAGATGAACTTATTAACGGAGAAACACTGTTTGTAGCTAAGTGTGGAGGATGTCATATAGCGAATGGATTCGGCACTGGTACTATTGGTTTTGACAAAACAAATAAAAACTTTGAACAAATAACTGGTGCGATAGCTAACAATGGAAGTATGAAGGATGATCCGACCCTTACAGCTTTAACCCCTCGCCAAATAGAAGAAATAGCAATAGCAATTTCTAGTCCCGCTGATTTATTTGACACTAGATGTGGTGCTGCTTGTCACACAAAAGAAGATCTAGCTGGTAAAACTGCTGAAGAAATAACTAATGTTATTAGATTCACCCCACCAATGTTAGGTGATGATGAAATCGATATACTCGATCAACGTCAAATCCAAGAAATATCAAATTTTGTATTCAACTCAGAATCATTCTTTGAAAGTGATACAGGCTGTGGTTTTTGTCATGCCGGTAATGGCTACGGAAATGCGACTACGCCAACAGATCTAACAGATAAATCATTCGATGAGCTTAAAGCTGCGATTATTGCACGTCCGACTATGGGAGATTTTGCTCACTTATCTGATTTCCAAATAGCAGAAATAGCAAACTTAATGAAGAGCCCTGACGGTGTAGCTTTATACGAAGAACACTGTGACCATTGTCACGTAGGCAATGGCATGGATGATGGGGGATCCTACTCAGACCGCACCAACTCGACTGTAGAGCAGATAACTAATGCAATATTTGGAGGAGGTGATATACCAAATGGTATAGGAATGATGAGCGACCTAAACTTCCTAAGAGATGTAGAAATATCTGCGTTATCAGATGCGTTATTTGATGCAGAATCATTCTTCGCTACGCCAAATTGTGGAATGTGTCATATCGGTAATGGCTACGGAACACCTGGTTGGGATATTACCGACCGTACCTTTGAACAACTTAAAACTGCCATTACAGAAGCTGTAAGTATGCCAGACTTCACTTACTTATCCGATTATCAAATTTTAGAAATAACAGCCTTGATAACAGATGGTGAAGCTATCTTTGAAGGGGATTGTGGCATATGTCATTCTGGTAATGGTATGGGGCAGCCACATCCAGGTAATGGTTATCCTTTAACTGATTTTACATTTGAACAATTAAAAGCTGGCCCTGTAGATATGGTTGGAGATCGTACTGACGCTCAACTTAAAGCAATCGCCGATGCACTTTTATCAACACCATAA